A single window of Candidatus Rhabdochlamydia oedothoracis DNA harbors:
- a CDS encoding IS630 family transposase, which translates to MKKLTPSQIADLEHKLKHPKDYSERNRLCVILGYDEGISTKNLAKALRISPITVQEYLREYDSENKTGNSPRGGSKSKLSQDQTESLLKHLQEKTYLKVKGIIAYVHEQYGIKYSRSGMTDWLIQHGFVYKRPKKIPGKLDPEKQRIFIEQYMVLKETLNPDEEIYFIDAVHPEHQSQAVCGWIKKGVQKTLQTSGKQLRLHFAGALCLTGMKIVTEEYKTVDADAMLDFFKKLEKQTEARIIHVILDNARSNKNKKLEEFLMSSRIKVHYLPPYSPNLNPIERLWKILKEKKVYNRYYETSVTFFQAIRGFFLEEIPKITDILKCRINDKFQVVDLNPIKLAV; encoded by the coding sequence ATGAAAAAACTGACCCCTAGCCAGATAGCTGACTTAGAACACAAGTTAAAGCATCCAAAAGACTATTCTGAACGGAATAGGCTTTGTGTAATTTTGGGCTATGATGAGGGTATCTCAACAAAAAATCTTGCTAAAGCACTTCGGATAAGCCCTATCACTGTTCAGGAATACCTCAGAGAATATGATTCCGAAAATAAAACTGGAAATAGCCCTCGAGGCGGTAGCAAATCAAAACTTTCACAAGACCAAACAGAGTCTCTACTAAAACACCTACAGGAAAAGACCTATCTTAAAGTCAAAGGGATCATAGCTTATGTGCATGAGCAATATGGGATAAAATATTCCCGAAGTGGCATGACAGATTGGCTCATACAGCACGGATTTGTTTATAAACGTCCTAAAAAGATTCCTGGGAAATTAGATCCTGAAAAACAACGAATTTTCATAGAACAATATATGGTTTTAAAGGAGACCTTAAACCCTGATGAAGAGATCTATTTCATAGATGCTGTGCATCCTGAACATCAGTCCCAAGCCGTATGTGGATGGATCAAAAAAGGCGTTCAAAAGACTTTGCAGACATCCGGGAAACAATTGCGATTGCATTTTGCTGGAGCTCTTTGCCTGACAGGAATGAAGATTGTTACAGAGGAATATAAGACAGTTGATGCCGATGCAATGCTCGATTTTTTCAAGAAGCTAGAAAAACAGACAGAGGCTCGAATTATTCATGTAATTTTGGATAATGCAAGATCAAACAAAAATAAGAAACTAGAAGAGTTTCTGATGTCTTCTAGGATTAAAGTGCACTATCTCCCTCCTTATTCGCCGAATTTGAATCCTATTGAACGCTTGTGGAAGATCTTAAAGGAAAAGAAGGTATACAATCGATATTACGAAACGTCGGTGACTTTTTTTCAGGCAATTAGAGGATTCTTCTTAGAAGAGATACCGAAAATAACAGATATTTTGAAATGTAGGATAAACGACAAGTTTCAAGTCGTTGACTTAAATCCCATTAAGCTAGCCGTTTGA
- a CDS encoding efflux RND transporter periplasmic adaptor subunit, whose translation MNWMKFLLLCSLLYSCQKKPQVIKPHEVVVTRALKQTVQVYKDYVGTITAKSSIQVHAQVSGILVGQYFMEGQFVQKGDLLLVIDPRPYQASLDKAKAEYFQTFTQLKLAEDTLQRYAKLAEQDYISQLNYDQYMANFLEQKAVVGQSVADLENAKINLKYCYIHSPIDAITGKLQFKPGNYIDTNQDTTLTLLNQIDPILVDFSVPESDLFTIQKCSQKSFLKLYIFPTLEHTTCFEGQLTLIDNQINTATGAILLEGTLDNHDHLLWPGHFVDVRLVLEEKESLILPSEAIGVGQKGHYVYTINQNMEVETTPIIIGQRYENGTTSIESGISTNDIVIAQGLLDLYPGKKVHIQTWLNNKEAL comes from the coding sequence ATGAATTGGATGAAATTTCTTCTTCTTTGCTCTTTGTTATATAGCTGCCAAAAAAAGCCTCAAGTGATTAAACCACATGAAGTAGTTGTAACTCGCGCTTTGAAACAAACCGTGCAAGTATATAAAGATTATGTGGGAACCATTACCGCTAAATCTAGTATTCAGGTTCACGCTCAGGTTTCTGGTATTCTGGTTGGGCAATATTTTATGGAAGGACAGTTTGTACAGAAAGGAGATTTATTGCTCGTTATTGATCCAAGGCCTTATCAAGCTTCATTAGATAAAGCAAAAGCTGAGTATTTTCAAACATTCACGCAACTTAAATTAGCAGAAGATACGCTACAAAGATATGCAAAGCTAGCAGAACAAGATTATATCTCTCAGCTCAATTACGACCAATACATGGCTAACTTCTTAGAGCAAAAAGCAGTGGTAGGACAATCTGTTGCAGATTTAGAAAACGCTAAAATCAATTTAAAATATTGCTATATTCACTCTCCTATTGATGCAATTACAGGAAAATTACAATTCAAACCTGGTAATTACATTGATACTAACCAAGACACTACGCTTACTCTGCTTAATCAGATAGATCCCATTTTAGTAGATTTTTCCGTTCCTGAAAGTGATCTGTTTACTATTCAAAAATGCTCTCAAAAATCCTTTTTGAAATTATACATCTTTCCTACTTTAGAGCACACTACCTGCTTTGAAGGGCAATTAACACTCATTGACAATCAAATTAATACGGCAACAGGAGCTATCTTATTAGAAGGAACACTAGATAATCACGACCATTTGCTATGGCCTGGGCATTTTGTAGATGTAAGACTTGTACTAGAAGAAAAAGAATCTCTGATTCTTCCTTCAGAAGCAATAGGCGTTGGGCAAAAGGGACATTACGTATATACCATTAATCAGAATATGGAAGTAGAAACTACGCCGATTATCATTGGTCAACGCTATGAAAATGGAACTACCAGTATCGAATCAGGAATTAGCACTAATGACATCGTTATTGCGCAAGGACTTCTTGATCTCTATCCTGGCAAAAAAGTTCATATACAAACGTGGTTAAATAACAAAGAGGCATTGTGA
- a CDS encoding Fic family protein, with translation MKKQNYSKIFDAILETVKHFPKQAFLKDILQALDFPVPKRSLQRYLAVLTKQGHLNALGKARSRRYSLKENEKKFLPIFFPGALLLQDSPLLKPLIPLSPTALSIQLNVRQPIQARRPIGYKREFLNTYRPNETYYLSKNIRDHLFEMGKSQDSQRPAGTYARHILNRLLIDLSWNSSRLEGNTYSLLETERLLELGKAPEGKNSMEAQMILNHKSAIEFMVESAEFMKFNSFTICNLHALLSDNLLRDQRACGRLRSVPIGITKSVYQPLAIPQLVSEYFQQILDTADAIIDPFEQSFFIMLQLPYLQPFLDVNKRVSRLAANIPLIRSNLCPLSFVDVPEQAYISGLLGIYELNRLELLREVFVWAYERSSSLYSATRQELGEPDLFRLRYRNLIITMIGEIIHKCLSKQAAVAAIKQKAIEVVILEDRARFIEVIETELMSLHKGNIARFRLKPSEYDKWLKSWI, from the coding sequence GTGAAGAAACAAAATTACAGTAAAATTTTTGATGCTATTCTAGAAACAGTAAAACATTTTCCCAAACAAGCTTTCTTAAAAGATATTTTACAAGCTTTAGATTTCCCTGTGCCTAAAAGATCCTTACAGCGTTATTTAGCTGTCTTAACAAAACAAGGGCATTTAAATGCATTAGGTAAGGCTAGATCCAGACGATATTCTTTAAAAGAAAATGAAAAAAAATTTTTACCTATTTTCTTTCCAGGAGCTTTACTATTACAAGATTCTCCTCTTCTTAAGCCATTGATTCCACTATCACCAACAGCCTTGTCTATTCAACTAAATGTCCGCCAACCTATTCAAGCGCGTCGCCCTATTGGATATAAACGAGAATTTCTTAATACATATCGCCCTAATGAAACATACTATCTCTCTAAAAACATACGAGATCACCTATTTGAAATGGGAAAATCTCAAGATAGCCAGCGTCCAGCAGGAACCTATGCTAGACACATTTTAAACCGTTTATTGATTGACTTGTCATGGAATTCGAGTCGGTTAGAAGGAAATACGTATTCGTTACTTGAAACAGAGCGTTTGCTAGAACTTGGAAAGGCTCCAGAAGGGAAAAATAGTATGGAAGCTCAAATGATCTTAAATCACAAGTCCGCTATTGAATTTATGGTCGAATCAGCTGAGTTCATGAAATTTAACAGCTTTACCATTTGTAATCTACACGCTCTTTTGTCGGATAATTTATTACGTGATCAAAGAGCCTGTGGTCGTTTACGTTCAGTACCAATAGGCATAACTAAATCGGTATATCAACCCCTAGCAATTCCGCAACTAGTGAGCGAATATTTCCAACAGATTTTAGATACAGCTGATGCTATTATAGATCCCTTTGAGCAATCCTTCTTTATAATGCTTCAGTTGCCTTATCTACAACCATTCCTAGATGTTAATAAACGAGTATCAAGACTTGCTGCCAATATTCCCTTAATTCGTTCAAATCTATGTCCTTTGTCCTTTGTAGACGTTCCTGAGCAAGCCTACATCAGCGGTCTTCTCGGTATATATGAATTAAATCGGCTGGAATTATTACGCGAAGTATTTGTGTGGGCCTATGAACGATCTAGCTCTCTTTATTCAGCAACACGCCAAGAACTAGGAGAACCAGATCTCTTTCGCCTGCGCTACCGTAATCTTATTATTACAATGATAGGAGAAATTATTCATAAATGCTTAAGCAAGCAAGCAGCAGTAGCCGCAATCAAACAAAAAGCCATTGAAGTTGTTATATTAGAAGATCGAGCACGGTTTATTGAGGTTATTGAAACCGAACTAATGAGCCTGCATAAAGGAAACATTGCCCGATTTCGACTAAAACCTTCAGAATATGATAAATGGTTAAAGAGCTGGATTTGA
- a CDS encoding IS630 transposase-related protein, protein MTYSRDLRIKALKYLKRCGSPLAVAQAFGVSPRSLLNWKKLEKQGNLAPKLKQRSLSKLNNEKLKHYIQEHADAYLREIAEAFGTTIYACKRLKITLKKRHFSIKKEMKRNEKSLNKS, encoded by the coding sequence ATGACATACTCAAGAGATTTAAGAATAAAAGCTTTAAAATATTTAAAAAGATGTGGTTCTCCTTTAGCGGTGGCTCAGGCTTTTGGAGTTTCTCCTCGTTCTCTTCTAAATTGGAAAAAGTTAGAAAAGCAAGGCAATTTAGCTCCCAAGTTGAAGCAAAGATCACTAAGTAAACTCAATAATGAAAAGTTAAAACATTATATTCAAGAACATGCTGATGCTTATCTTAGAGAAATAGCAGAGGCATTTGGAACAACAATTTATGCATGTAAAAGATTGAAAATAACCTTAAAAAAAAGACATTTTTCTATAAAGAAAGAGATGAAAAGAAACGAGAAGAGTTTAAACAAAAGCTAG
- a CDS encoding YrzE family protein, whose product MEYKAMAIPKDFFIQNPALLLKKDEMQVFDALGDLKLFANALSSKEEIPPSKIEKVAQIVGYTTFTGYLCTSLAKEITSSASLSLLSLANSVLNDINTLIFGALYGLAAVQNGYQLAQDQNLNELLKQEDALALQGLIQNVPISSHLNQLKTSWSALANQESKKQHFKQKIEKLALEGLKNTQIQPSDLDELLQILQAQDSSNEVHQLLGLTDKADKDYWKFTPLEALGLLMDRHKVKARRWVQLKEASSLPVAQAVDKAYRRGLLERVNSADELVQKSAKTEMKKLMGRVRVESTKTKKIHTALFTINLLGAILSVVGVLTLPFGVGIAIYALSFLITTASIGSKVYLAKKNLSDTPCGKCDKAIVIIIAILFGISLIALTGITLGFGLSFIQLGVSLGVGALGMGFLGYYYHLLTQKDALWKQAHPSLEVFQTFLSQKEQWDQEVHDLFKKMPKDVRIELRQQYKQKNLPSKLSLKNKISALKKTSKYFWNQWLISGLEKDRALALEIQSVYEEAKNIPYLIKKLEKGSEQQKESLESSLETHLNQVLANPQVKEQWDQDLKYVFYRKCNLNNLRKDLKLISEVSALAAQKILTKPLSSTKITVNL is encoded by the coding sequence ATGGAATATAAAGCTATGGCTATCCCAAAGGATTTTTTTATACAAAATCCAGCTCTTTTATTAAAAAAAGACGAAATGCAAGTCTTTGATGCTTTAGGCGATCTAAAACTTTTTGCAAATGCATTGTCTTCTAAAGAAGAAATACCTCCAAGCAAAATAGAAAAAGTTGCTCAAATTGTAGGTTATACAACATTTACTGGATATTTATGCACCTCTTTAGCTAAAGAAATTACAAGTTCTGCTTCTTTATCACTTTTATCACTTGCTAACAGTGTTCTAAATGATATAAATACACTGATATTTGGAGCTTTATATGGTTTAGCCGCTGTACAAAATGGTTATCAATTAGCTCAAGATCAAAATCTTAACGAGCTTCTTAAACAAGAAGACGCTCTAGCTTTACAAGGACTTATTCAAAATGTACCCATTTCTAGTCATTTAAACCAGTTAAAAACATCTTGGAGCGCATTAGCTAATCAAGAGTCTAAAAAACAACACTTTAAACAGAAAATAGAAAAGCTTGCACTAGAAGGTCTGAAAAATACACAAATACAGCCCTCTGATCTAGATGAGCTTTTACAAATTTTGCAAGCACAAGATAGCTCAAATGAAGTTCATCAATTATTAGGTTTAACCGATAAAGCCGATAAAGACTATTGGAAATTTACTCCTTTAGAAGCGCTAGGTCTTTTGATGGATCGACATAAAGTGAAGGCACGTCGATGGGTACAGCTTAAAGAGGCATCGAGTCTTCCTGTTGCCCAAGCAGTTGATAAAGCTTATAGAAGAGGATTATTAGAAAGAGTCAATAGTGCGGATGAGCTAGTACAAAAAAGCGCTAAAACAGAGATGAAAAAATTAATGGGGCGCGTGCGTGTAGAAAGCACCAAAACCAAAAAAATTCACACAGCTCTTTTCACCATTAATTTATTGGGTGCTATTCTATCGGTAGTTGGGGTGCTAACTCTGCCGTTTGGTGTTGGTATTGCGATTTATGCCTTATCTTTTCTAATTACAACCGCATCCATAGGATCAAAAGTCTATCTTGCTAAAAAAAACCTATCAGATACTCCTTGTGGCAAATGTGATAAAGCTATTGTTATTATCATTGCCATATTATTTGGAATATCTTTAATTGCGCTTACGGGAATAACCCTAGGCTTTGGCTTATCCTTTATTCAATTAGGTGTTTCTTTAGGTGTAGGAGCCCTGGGTATGGGATTTCTGGGATATTACTATCACTTACTCACTCAAAAAGACGCTCTTTGGAAACAGGCTCACCCTTCTCTAGAGGTATTTCAGACATTTCTTTCCCAAAAGGAACAATGGGATCAAGAAGTGCATGATTTATTTAAAAAGATGCCTAAAGATGTACGCATAGAACTTCGTCAGCAATATAAACAGAAAAATCTTCCTAGTAAGTTATCACTAAAAAATAAGATTTCAGCTCTTAAAAAAACCTCAAAGTATTTTTGGAATCAATGGTTGATTTCAGGTTTAGAGAAAGACCGTGCATTAGCTTTAGAGATTCAAAGCGTGTATGAAGAAGCCAAAAACATACCCTATTTAATAAAAAAACTTGAAAAAGGTTCAGAGCAACAGAAAGAGTCTTTGGAGTCTTCTTTAGAAACTCATTTAAACCAGGTTTTAGCAAATCCACAGGTAAAAGAACAATGGGACCAAGACCTTAAGTATGTCTTTTATAGAAAATGCAACTTAAATAATTTGCGCAAAGACTTAAAACTTATAAGTGAAGTAAGTGCTCTAGCTGCTCAAAAAATCTTAACAAAACCTTTATCTTCTACGAAGATAACGGTTAATCTTTAA
- the xerD gene encoding site-specific tyrosine recombinase XerD yields MLQQVLQDFLCYLSSEKGLSQHTLQAYARDLKGFFQVLKQSNLQEITEEDVLAFAHKLQLKGYASSSICRMLVSVKIFLRFLYREELIKNETGLSIDAPKIWQLVPEILTFTEVEKLLLAPDLNTEIGARDRAILQVIYASGLRVSEICGLNIQDFSDHTIRVIGKGKKERIVPVAKLAVEAVDHYLLHYRPSNAKIEALFINTRQKRIDRFSIWKQLKAYAKQIGIAKSISPHTLRHSFATHLLENGADLRVIQELLGHSSIATTDRYTHLSNKHIIEAFQNYHPRP; encoded by the coding sequence ATGTTACAACAAGTTCTACAAGATTTTCTTTGTTATCTCTCTTCTGAGAAGGGCCTTTCTCAGCACACTCTTCAAGCCTACGCTCGTGATTTAAAGGGGTTCTTTCAGGTTTTAAAACAGAGCAATTTACAGGAAATTACAGAAGAAGATGTATTAGCATTTGCACATAAACTACAATTGAAAGGATATGCTAGTAGCTCTATTTGCAGAATGCTGGTTAGCGTAAAGATTTTTTTACGGTTTTTATATAGAGAAGAGCTGATTAAAAACGAGACTGGATTATCGATCGATGCGCCTAAAATATGGCAATTAGTTCCCGAGATTTTAACTTTTACAGAGGTAGAAAAACTCTTATTAGCTCCAGATCTTAACACAGAAATAGGTGCAAGAGATCGAGCGATCTTGCAAGTTATATACGCCTCGGGCTTACGTGTCTCAGAAATCTGTGGATTAAATATACAAGATTTCTCCGATCATACGATTCGTGTAATAGGAAAGGGGAAAAAGGAAAGAATTGTTCCTGTTGCTAAGTTAGCTGTAGAAGCGGTTGATCATTATTTACTCCATTACCGCCCATCTAATGCAAAAATTGAGGCATTGTTTATCAATACAAGACAAAAAAGAATCGATCGGTTCTCTATTTGGAAACAACTAAAAGCCTATGCAAAACAAATAGGGATTGCCAAGTCTATTTCACCCCATACGCTGCGGCATTCTTTTGCTACTCATCTATTAGAAAATGGGGCTGATTTACGTGTTATCCAAGAGTTGTTAGGGCATAGTAGCATTGCAACAACAGATCGCTACACACACTTAAGCAATAAGCATATCATAGAAGCCTTTCAAAATTATCATCCAAGGCCTTGA
- a CDS encoding transposase → MVFFSSGRGGGEQVDYGYKGKGVTSHLLVEKSGKPLAITFTSASGDEKKQVIPLLRKVIPFIKKAWNQGKVPILEADKGYDSEQTRIDVLSHEVFPLIARKRNTKGYKIKGICYLEKQRWVVERTISWLKTCFRRLTLRWERKAIYWNGLLMFGLLGYWMNFLSRQVSLKQ, encoded by the coding sequence ATGGTTTTTTTTTCCAGCGGACGCGGAGGAGGAGAGCAAGTTGATTATGGCTACAAAGGTAAAGGCGTGACATCGCATTTACTGGTAGAAAAATCAGGAAAGCCTCTTGCAATCACTTTTACATCAGCATCCGGGGATGAGAAAAAACAAGTGATCCCTCTGCTTAGGAAAGTCATTCCCTTCATTAAAAAAGCATGGAATCAGGGAAAAGTACCCATACTTGAAGCAGATAAAGGTTATGACTCAGAGCAAACACGTATCGATGTTCTTTCCCATGAGGTTTTTCCTCTGATAGCTCGGAAAAGAAACACTAAGGGATATAAGATAAAAGGCATTTGCTACCTTGAAAAGCAACGTTGGGTCGTTGAGAGAACGATTTCTTGGTTAAAGACATGCTTCCGTCGTCTTACATTGCGCTGGGAAAGAAAGGCAATATATTGGAACGGACTATTAATGTTTGGACTACTGGGATATTGGATGAATTTCTTAAGTCGGCAAGTATCTTTAAAACAGTAA
- a CDS encoding efflux RND transporter permease subunit, producing MNPSSLFIKRPVMTILVMLTIAFFGILSYFKLPVSDLPDIDFPTITVTVSYPGANPETISNNVVVPLEQQFTTIEAISSISSTSYTGKATIVLQFDLDRNIDLAAADVQAAINTASSQLPKDLPYAPIYTKTNPTATSLLFFIVTSPVLNRGELYNYSYTFLSQRLSVIEGVSQVLIYGSPQAVRLRVDPQKLAARGLDLNDVANAVVTANVQIPVGTLFSPKQEFTLNVDGQLAKAALYDPIIIKAQDGSIVRFCDIGQAIDSVLNDKLSVQFFEKGYTAPSVGLAIRKRPGANTLSVIQKINQILPSLSTQLPSSLRLVRVFDQSEYILESVHEVQMTLLIAIVLVAIVIFFYLGNLRDTIIPLIVIPLSILGAFIIILKLGFTLNILSLLGITLAVGYLVDDAVVVLENITRHVEMGESATDAALKGAKEIFFTILSMTLCLCIIFIPIIFMQGIIGRILYEFAMTIVITVFISGILSLTLTPLLCSKLVRKANQEKKTNFAAYHRRTLLLYEKSLNWALNHPKIILGLGVLSLGLSTILMIKLPKDFLPPDDIGLIQGYLQTVDGTSPLAVSESSNQLADILSQDENITSVVSVGGYPQDNEGLLYIRLKPLKERLSLKPLLTHMYSLVHKIPGTNVFLKPQPLINLEVGTTSSKSNYQYTMQSLSEEELYKYTPIMQKKLAELPFLSHVNSDLDITQPRCQVHILRDRASLYQISALQVEQALNLAYATSNLSPINTSNYQYYAIMETFPKFYRDPSSLSQIWLHSALGKIVPLTAITDIKESTGPLTVNHLNASPSATISFNLVDTALSSALDKIHVIAKQTLPNTVKGTVQGSASVFKTSFANLQSLLLITFFLIYIILGILYENFFSPVTVMSTLAPAAVGGLLSLILFHQSFSLYAFVGVIMLFGIVLKNGIILIDFANQALLKKTAHEAIFEACLTRFRPILMTTFAAMMGAVPIAVGIGGAIAKTRQPLGIVIVGGLLFSQVVTLYLTPVVYLYIKKLEEKLSLRPKNLSS from the coding sequence GTGAATCCCTCCTCTTTATTCATCAAACGACCCGTAATGACAATCCTTGTCATGCTGACAATAGCTTTTTTTGGAATCTTATCTTATTTTAAACTCCCTGTCAGCGATCTGCCCGATATTGACTTTCCTACTATTACAGTCACAGTGAGCTATCCTGGAGCAAATCCGGAAACCATTTCTAACAATGTAGTGGTTCCCTTAGAACAGCAATTTACTACTATCGAAGCGATCTCTTCGATCTCTTCTACTAGCTATACAGGAAAGGCTACGATTGTTCTGCAATTTGATTTAGATCGAAATATAGATCTTGCTGCAGCTGACGTACAAGCAGCTATTAATACAGCAAGCTCTCAACTGCCTAAAGATCTCCCCTACGCTCCCATTTATACAAAAACCAATCCCACGGCTACCTCTCTTTTATTTTTTATCGTTACCTCACCTGTTTTAAATAGAGGAGAATTGTACAATTATAGTTATACATTTCTTTCTCAAAGATTAAGCGTAATAGAAGGGGTATCTCAGGTATTAATCTACGGATCTCCACAAGCGGTTCGTCTTAGGGTTGATCCACAGAAACTAGCAGCTAGAGGGCTTGATTTAAACGATGTAGCTAATGCTGTTGTAACAGCAAATGTACAAATACCCGTGGGTACTTTATTTAGTCCTAAACAAGAGTTCACTCTTAATGTCGATGGACAATTAGCTAAAGCAGCTCTTTACGATCCTATTATCATTAAAGCGCAAGATGGGTCCATTGTGCGCTTTTGTGATATCGGCCAAGCCATAGATAGTGTTCTTAATGATAAGCTTTCCGTACAATTTTTTGAAAAAGGATATACAGCCCCATCTGTTGGTCTTGCCATTCGTAAAAGGCCGGGCGCTAACACTCTATCGGTTATTCAGAAAATCAATCAAATTCTACCTAGTCTATCTACACAATTACCTAGTTCTTTACGTTTGGTAAGGGTCTTTGATCAATCGGAATACATACTCGAATCAGTTCATGAAGTACAGATGACTTTATTGATAGCCATTGTACTAGTTGCTATCGTGATTTTCTTCTACTTAGGCAACCTAAGAGATACGATTATTCCTCTGATTGTGATCCCTTTATCGATTTTGGGCGCTTTTATTATCATTTTAAAACTAGGCTTTACCCTTAATATTTTATCTCTACTTGGTATTACACTAGCTGTTGGCTATCTAGTAGATGATGCTGTTGTTGTATTAGAAAATATCACACGCCATGTTGAAATGGGAGAATCTGCCACAGATGCTGCCTTAAAAGGAGCTAAGGAGATTTTTTTTACCATTTTATCAATGACCCTTTGTTTATGTATAATTTTTATCCCCATTATTTTCATGCAAGGAATTATCGGGCGGATATTGTATGAATTTGCAATGACCATTGTTATTACCGTTTTCATTTCAGGAATTCTTTCTCTGACTTTAACCCCTCTTCTATGCAGTAAATTAGTTCGCAAAGCAAATCAAGAAAAAAAAACAAATTTTGCAGCCTATCATCGTAGAACGCTTCTTCTCTATGAAAAATCGCTGAATTGGGCTTTAAACCATCCTAAAATTATTTTAGGACTAGGAGTGTTGAGTTTAGGCTTATCGACCATTTTAATGATCAAACTCCCTAAAGACTTCTTGCCACCGGATGATATCGGCCTTATTCAAGGATACCTACAAACAGTAGATGGTACTTCTCCTTTAGCTGTTTCAGAATCTAGCAATCAATTAGCCGACATCTTATCGCAGGATGAAAATATTACCTCTGTTGTATCGGTTGGAGGTTACCCACAAGATAATGAAGGGCTTTTATATATTCGCTTAAAGCCCTTAAAAGAACGCCTTTCCCTTAAACCTCTACTGACACACATGTACTCTTTGGTGCATAAAATACCAGGAACAAACGTTTTTTTAAAGCCACAGCCACTGATTAACTTGGAAGTAGGAACGACATCTAGTAAATCTAATTACCAATACACCATGCAAAGTCTATCGGAAGAAGAGCTCTATAAATACACGCCTATCATGCAAAAAAAGCTTGCGGAGCTTCCTTTTTTAAGTCATGTAAATAGCGATTTAGATATTACCCAACCCAGATGTCAAGTTCATATTCTGCGCGACAGAGCATCCCTCTATCAGATCAGTGCATTACAAGTGGAGCAAGCTCTTAATTTAGCTTATGCTACAAGTAATCTCTCTCCTATCAATACTTCAAACTACCAATACTATGCCATTATGGAAACCTTTCCGAAGTTCTACCGCGATCCTAGCTCTTTATCCCAAATATGGTTGCATTCTGCATTGGGAAAAATTGTGCCCTTAACAGCCATTACCGACATAAAAGAGAGTACAGGTCCATTAACGGTAAATCATCTTAACGCATCCCCTTCTGCTACTATCTCCTTTAATTTAGTCGATACAGCGCTAAGCAGCGCTTTGGATAAAATTCATGTGATCGCAAAACAAACCCTTCCTAACACTGTTAAAGGAACTGTGCAAGGAAGCGCCAGTGTATTTAAAACCTCTTTTGCCAATCTGCAATCTCTACTTTTAATCACCTTTTTTCTCATTTATATCATCCTAGGGATTCTCTATGAAAACTTCTTTTCACCTGTTACGGTAATGTCTACCCTAGCTCCTGCTGCAGTGGGAGGACTTTTAAGCCTCATTTTATTCCATCAAAGCTTTTCCCTTTATGCTTTTGTCGGTGTGATCATGCTGTTTGGGATTGTTCTAAAAAATGGTATTATTTTAATTGATTTTGCCAATCAAGCTCTTTTAAAAAAGACAGCCCATGAAGCCATTTTTGAAGCGTGCTTAACCAGATTTCGCCCTATTCTTATGACAACTTTTGCCGCAATGATGGGCGCTGTACCTATTGCGGTGGGCATAGGTGGGGCTATTGCCAAAACCCGCCAACCTTTAGGGATTGTCATAGTAGGAGGCCTGCTCTTTTCACAGGTAGTTACCCTGTACCTAACCCCTGTGGTTTATCTCTATATAAAAAAATTAGAAGAAAAACTCTCTCTACGCCCTAAAAACCTTTCTTCCTAA
- a CDS encoding transposase, giving the protein MSKQGLNEEQFKILEPQMEKWVNRNHYGRKLAPWRPVVNTIFWVLRTGAPWKDAPRNKEFSHPSTAHAWLGRMQSAGFLDQFLEELLKLAEQLGCIDAQRLSVDGFFFQRTRRRRAS; this is encoded by the coding sequence ATGAGCAAGCAAGGATTAAATGAAGAACAGTTTAAAATACTCGAACCTCAAATGGAAAAATGGGTAAATCGTAACCATTATGGAAGAAAATTAGCGCCATGGAGACCTGTAGTGAATACTATTTTCTGGGTGCTTCGGACAGGAGCTCCTTGGAAAGATGCACCTAGAAACAAGGAGTTTTCTCATCCCTCAACAGCACACGCATGGCTTGGAAGAATGCAATCTGCTGGATTTTTAGATCAATTTTTAGAAGAGCTGCTTAAGCTTGCCGAACAGCTGGGGTGTATTGATGCCCAGAGACTCTCTGTAGATGGTTTTTTTTTCCAGCGGACGCGGAGGAGGAGAGCAAGTTGA